The Larimichthys crocea isolate SSNF chromosome XII, L_crocea_2.0, whole genome shotgun sequence region ctgtctttttaaaaatatatattctctgCCCCCTGTGACCTCTGGCTTTAGGCCAGTAGAAATGGGGCAACTGGAGTGCAGCTGGACCTGAGTTTCACAGCTGATGGAGTGCCTGTACTGATGCATGATGAGACTTTGGACCGCACCACCAACAGCTCTGGACCAGTTAACAAACTGCAGTTTGCCCAACTTAGAAGAGTGGATGCTGCTGTTCGCCACAGGCTCAAGTATGCTCCCTATTAAACACTAATTTTAGCCTCATGCCTCGATAAATTAACCAAGGACAATGTGTCTGAGAAATACTCCATTCTAAAAAGTTGTAGAAATATAGTTTTTATATGAGGGATCATTTGCCTTATCACACGCTCAtttgcctttgttttgtttttttcaaatttcagtggtggaaagtaactaagtacattaaTTTAAGTTATGTACAACTTTAGgctacttgtactttacttgagtatttccatttttctcaGCTAGTTTATATTCCTACTCCTACAATTTACTGTCAACTATTGTTTCTGTTACTCAACTACATCaactttagttactagttacttcattcattcaaataataaaaccaaatataATCTACAACTGAATAAGGATGAAATTCACAAGCTACCAAGCAgtatgaaaaataattacaagTAGCCCTACAATGATGAACACATGAAGGTGTTAATAATTCGAAtctgataatataatatacattttcTGAACAGGGTCATTCTGCATAATTAGTACATTCACTTTTAGCGCTTTATTTTGATTATAAGATAAAGTGCCAGACTTTTACTTGTAGCAGAGTAATTCTACACcgtggtattgctactttttAGTAAAAGTACTTATGAAAGTGTGACACAACAGGAATGTTACCTCCGTTTTGCCTTAAAAAGCTGCTGTGGTTTCTTTAATCTACAGGAACAAGTTCAGTGGTGAGAAGGTCCCGACTCTGCGGGAGGCAGTGGAGGAATGCATCAGACACCAGCTGACCATCTTCTTTGATGTCAAAGGTCAACCTGATAAGGTACTGAACATACTGACctaaaatgatatatatataaatatatgggATAGCCTACAAACACGTTTGATGCAGTATTTTACTTTGTCTGCCTTCTTTTTGAGCTACCCATCTTTTTAAATAAGCAGGTTTATTATGAGATTGCTAAATAATGTTCAGTCGTGTTGGTCCATTCTCCTATTGTTATGGAATATTAATAAATGTTCTTTTCCAGGCTGCATCAGCACTTCGTGACATGTTCAGGAAGTTTCCTGTCCTTTATAATTCCAGCATTGTTATCTCCTTTGAACCCAAAGTCATCTACAAGGTAATAAAAAACAGGACTTTCTTTCTGAAGACCCAGAACCTCTTTTTAATTCTGATAGTATTCTGATGTCCGGTCCACAGATGCGTCAGACTGACCCCAATGTGGTCACGGGTCTCACTCACCGTCCATGGAGACTAAGCCGTTTTCGCGATGGCACTCCTCGGACTCTGTCGTCATGGGGTCAGATGTGGACAGGGGTTCTGGATGTATTGTTGGACTGGGCCCACCACCACATACTGTGGAAGCTCTGTGGAGTCTCTGCCATCCTCGTGCAGAAAGACTTCATCTCACTGTAGGtgaaattaaatctgttttttttttcattacaaagCTGCAATTCATAGGAGTTAAGAGATGTTAGGTGGGACATTTTCTTGTACACGTATAATCTCATATTGTACTGTAGAAATCAGGTGTAGTCGATGGCAGTATAAAAGAAATGATGACTAAAAGCAAAATGCAAAACTGCCTCATAAGCAGCAACTGGCTTTTTCAGTACATTGCTGAAATTTAGAGGCACCAAATTGCAAATCCTTGCAATGCACTCCAANNNNNNNNNNCCACCACCACATACTGTGGAAGCTCTGTGGAGTCTCTGCCATCCTCGTGCAGAAAGACTTCATCTCACTGTAGGTgaaattaaatcagtttttttttctcattacaaAGCTGCAATTCATAGGAGTTAAGAGatgttaggtttttttttttacatcttcaaatgaaaaaatcagaaaaataaaaaatcctctTTTGTTGAACTGCTCACGGCTCATTATGTTACACTTAGACCACAACCTGTGATTACAGGTCATATGTAGGTATGGGGTCTGATAACTGTGTCTATCTTGGATCAGGCTCCATTAACCTTGAAAATTCATATTAGATCAGCTCTAATGACTAAAATCAAAAGTCTGACTGTTCTCTTGTAAAATGCTCTCTGCAGCTGATGTCTGAATTAACATTGTTCATGAGTGAAAAGACACATtactcttgtgtttttgtagatGGATAGGGTTTCAACAAAGTAGTGACTCCTCTCTAGAGAAATGATCTGGCCCACCATCTCACAGCGATTTAAAAATCTCCTATTTAAGCTTTCACAGCATTTTCCTTACTTGCAAATGTgaaagttttactttaaaagatTCGGTAGGAgattaaaaaatagtttgatgAATAGGTGGATTTGTATTTGATAAAATGCTACTTAATCCTCTTATATAAGTAGACATTGCTTCACTATTCCACACTATGTTTTGTCTTCAACCAAAAAATGTGTACTTCTTGCTGTGGCTTTTGTTCCTTATTGACTGAGTTATATTGTATTTTCTTCCTCATGCCTCCTTTTACTCAGGGACTATGTTCAGTACTGGGCAGAGCGCGGTGTGGAGGTGGTGGGCTGGACTGTCAACACCGCTGTGGAGAAAGAATACTACCAAAACCTGCTGAAGATTGGCTACATCACAGACAGTCTGCTGGAAGACTGTGATCCTGATTactaaatgacacacacacacacacacacacacacacacacacacacacacgcacacacacagtgaaggcATACAGGGATGATTAAAATCTCAATCTGTTTCCAGCTTGTTAAAGATGACATTTTGCAGCTTCTTAATGAATAGTTAGGAGTTGGAAACTCCTTGGTTATTTACAAGAGATAATATAATCACTATAATTACTACATTTCCCAGTTTCTTGTCCTTTCAGAGAtcataaaatactaaaatatgtAGATGAAGATAATTATAAGGTGGAAGGAAGCTAGAAATCTGGTGCTAACTAACTCTGTAGTGGCAATCAAATAACCCAAGCTTCATAGAAATACATGATAAATATGATTTTCTGTAGAGGTAAGAACACACTTGTAGCTGGAATACAGGTAATTTCTCTTTCAATCTACAGACACATTGAACCATGAAGACtcatctatattatatattcctTGTCCTTATCCTACTACCAGCAGCAATACCTTCAACTCTCCTGTACCAGGATTTAGGATTATGCTACTTTAAAGATCCTTTCTACCTTCTGTGCTGATCTTTCAGAGGCTTTATTGCACCTTTAAAGACACATTAGTGTATATAGTTGTAACATTAGAGAAACTCACATCATATCAATGCCTGCGAGcgtgatatttatttatatttaattatttaataatcgACTATAAAATCTCTTGTTGACATTCTGATCATACTTGATTCTGGAGAAACTTCTATCTTCTATCATTAAGTTGCACAAAGAAACTTTAAGATATTAAAACTCTGAATCGAATGACTCCACTGTATGGTGAGAATATCTGATTGTACCATTGTACCCTCCTCTTAAGGGAAAGTaacttaaagtaaaaaaaagtaacttaaCTTCTTTAATACCGTCGTTATGAATCCTAGCAGGAATTGTAAGAATCCAAATTTCCATCACTAAGAAATCCTTGAATGGATACCAAAAACTCTGTACGTTTaactttatttacacatttgt contains the following coding sequences:
- the LOC109138266 gene encoding glycerophosphodiester phosphodiesterase 1 isoform X2, coding for MLQIGDEVVYFSAVFLLVMLGTRSATGASLLTAFLYVFMVMFRFPPVPAEQAGRVLRPRAPSGGVPVVAHRGGSHDAPENTLAAIREASRNGATGVQLDLSFTADGVPVLMHDETLDRTTNSSGPVNKLQFAQLRRVDAAVRHRLKNKFSGEKVPTLREAVEECIRHQLTIFFDVKGQPDKAASALRDMFRKFPVLYNSSIVISFEPKVIYKMRQTDPNVVTGLTHRPWRLSRFRDGTPRTLSSWGQMWTGVLDVLLDWAHHHILWKLCGVSAILVQKDFISLDYVQYWAERGVEVVGWTVNTAVEKEYYQNLLKIGYITDSLLEDCDPDY
- the LOC109138266 gene encoding glycerophosphodiester phosphodiesterase 1 isoform X1; amino-acid sequence: MLQIGDEVVYFSAVFLLVMLGTRSATGASLLTAFLYVFMVMFRFPPVPAEQAGRVLRPRAPSGGVPVVAHRGGSHDAPENTLAAIREASRNGATGVQLDLSFTADGVPVLMHDETLDRTTNSSGPVNKLQFAQLRRVDAAVRHRLKNKFSGEKVPTLREAVEECIRHQLTIFFDVKGQPDKAASALRDMFRKFPVLYNSSIVISFEPKVIYKMRQTDPNVVTGLTHRPWRLSRFRDGTPRTLSSWGQMWTGVLDVLLDWAHHHILWKLCGVSAILVQKDFISLDYVQYWAERGVEVVGWTVNTAVEKEYYQNLLKIGYITDSLLEDCDPDY